A window of the Butyricimonas virosa genome harbors these coding sequences:
- a CDS encoding RagB/SusD family nutrient uptake outer membrane protein, with protein sequence MRIVGKFIMIGLLLGLAACSDWLNVSPDDQVNEETLFTDGDGYRNALNGIYKDLADFALYGRELTWGMNEVLGQTYHLNYIPSDHAYYYMAWSMYDNDKVEAILSSLWEQAYNAIANCNNLISHIAHADATLFSGKDMELNMIYGEALALRAFIHLDLLRLFAPAPVVADQKKYIPYMEDYGTLFGDRESVKDCMNKIIRDLKQAKKLLSEVDIIPENRIWSKTYYRIEGGRGVVDDNLPRDIFYMYRGYRMNYWATTAILARAYMYDGQQALAREQAQEVIEATYEENGRTYNCFSFTSPGDYGVNPKLYDGVICGFSKSKVSEEYANWQKGTGGLYLCSYLTGMDAEDWRKDLFRTVNWFYSISVKYDEDNGDTYGSDLLPVIRLSEMYYIVSEYLYKNGDTEGGVQKLDEVRMERGIAGGKLDIRSVDDFEKALLADMRKDFYGEGQVFYQFKRLNRELSSNNKTEFVLPIPKIELIY encoded by the coding sequence ATGAGAATAGTTGGAAAATTTATTATGATAGGCCTGTTATTGGGCTTGGCCGCTTGTAGTGATTGGTTGAATGTTTCTCCGGATGATCAAGTGAACGAAGAGACGTTGTTCACTGATGGTGATGGTTACAGGAATGCATTGAACGGGATATATAAGGATTTGGCAGATTTCGCATTGTATGGACGGGAGTTGACATGGGGTATGAATGAGGTGTTGGGACAGACTTATCATTTGAATTATATACCTTCTGATCATGCTTATTATTATATGGCTTGGTCGATGTATGATAATGATAAAGTTGAAGCAATTTTGTCGTCCTTGTGGGAACAGGCTTATAATGCGATTGCAAATTGTAATAATTTGATTTCCCATATAGCTCATGCCGATGCGACATTGTTTTCAGGCAAGGATATGGAGTTGAATATGATTTATGGTGAAGCTTTGGCTTTGCGGGCTTTTATTCATTTGGATTTGTTGCGTCTTTTTGCTCCGGCACCAGTTGTGGCTGACCAGAAAAAGTATATTCCTTATATGGAGGATTACGGTACGTTATTCGGTGATAGGGAAAGCGTGAAAGATTGTATGAATAAAATTATCCGTGATTTGAAACAGGCTAAAAAATTATTGTCAGAGGTGGATATTATACCGGAAAATAGGATATGGAGTAAGACTTATTATCGGATAGAAGGAGGACGAGGTGTTGTGGATGACAATCTTCCGCGGGATATATTTTATATGTACCGTGGTTACAGGATGAATTATTGGGCGACAACGGCTATTTTAGCCCGGGCGTATATGTATGACGGTCAACAAGCGCTTGCACGGGAACAAGCTCAAGAAGTTATTGAAGCCACGTATGAAGAAAATGGAAGGACCTATAACTGTTTTTCTTTTACTTCTCCCGGAGATTATGGCGTGAATCCGAAATTGTACGATGGGGTGATTTGTGGTTTTTCCAAGTCTAAGGTATCTGAAGAATATGCTAACTGGCAAAAAGGAACGGGAGGTTTGTATTTGTGTTCTTATTTAACCGGTATGGATGCTGAAGATTGGAGGAAAGATCTGTTTAGGACAGTGAATTGGTTTTATAGTATTTCTGTGAAATACGACGAGGATAATGGAGATACTTATGGTAGTGATCTTTTACCGGTAATTCGGTTAAGTGAGATGTATTATATCGTCAGCGAATATTTGTATAAGAATGGAGATACGGAAGGAGGAGTGCAGAAATTGGATGAGGTGCGTATGGAAAGAGGTATTGCGGGAGGAAAATTGGATATTCGTTCGGTTGATGATTTTGAGAAGGCGTTGTTGGCGGATATGCGTAAAGATTTTTATGGAGAAGGACAGGTGTTTTATCAATTTAAACGCTTGAATCGAGAACTTTCAAGTAATAATAAAACAGAGTTTGTTCTCCCGATTCCTAAAATAGAATTAATTTATTAA